Proteins from a single region of Primulina tabacum isolate GXHZ01 chromosome 5, ASM2559414v2, whole genome shotgun sequence:
- the LOC142547106 gene encoding V-type proton ATPase subunit B2 isoform X1: MQTIIIIVFVAISSLPPLPNLIQSKKFSMGVAENNVEMEEGTLEIGMEYRTVSGVAGPLVILDKVKGPKYQEIVNIRLGDGTTRRGQVLEVDGEKAVVQVFEGTSGIDNKYTTVQFTGEVLKTPVSLDMLGRIFNGSGKPIDNGPPILPEAYLDISGNSINPSERTYPEEMIQTGISTIDVMNSIARGQKIPLFSAAGLPHNEIAAQICRQAGLVKRLEKSDDLLEHDGEDNFAIVFAAMGVNMETAQFFKRDFEENGSMERVTLFLNLANDPTIERIITPRIALTTAEYLAYECGKHVLVILTDMSSYADALREVSAAREEVPGRRGYPGYMYTDLATIYERAGRIEGRKGSITQIPILTMPNDDITHPTPDLTGYITEGQIYIDRQLHNRQIYPPINVLPSLSRLMKSAIGEGMTRRDHSDVSNQLYANYAIGKDVQAMKAVVGEEALSSEDLLYLEFLDKFERKFVAQGAYDTRNIFQSLDLAWTLLRIFPRELLHRIPAKTLDQYYSRDAAN, translated from the exons ATGCAAACAATCATAATTATTGTGTTCGTTGCAATCTCATCTCTTCCTCCTCTCCCCAATTTGATTCAGAGCAAAAA ATTTAGTATGGGCGTGGCGGAAAACAACGTTGAAATGGAGGAAGGAACTTTGGAGATTGGAATGG AATACAGAACTGTCTCGGGAGTTGCTGGACCTCTGGTTATTCTTGACAAAGTCAAG GGACCTAAGTACCAAGAAATTGTCAATATACGCCTAGGAGATGGAACAACCCGACGTGGGCAGGTTTTGGAAGTTGATGGGGAGAAGGCTGTTGTTCAG GTTTTTGAAGGAACATCTGGAATCGATAACAAATATACAACTGTTCAGTTTACTGGAGAG GTTTTAAAAACACCTGTCTCGTTGGATATGCTTGGCCGTATTTTTAATGGTTCTGGGAAACCCATTGACAATGGGCCCCCTATTCTTCCGGAGGCTTATTTGGATATTTCTGGCAA TTCCATCAATCCTAGTGAGAGAACGTATCCCGAAGAAATGATACAGACTGGAATTTCTACTATTGATGTCATGAACTCAATTGCCCGAGGGCAAAAAATTCCTCTTTTTTCTGCTGCTGGTCTTCCTCACAATGAAATTGCTGCCCAAATCTGTCGTCAGGCTGGTTTGGTCAAACGGTTGGAGAAATCCGATGATCTTCTTGAG CATGATGGAGAAGACAATTTTGCCATTGTCTTTGCAGCTATGGGAGTCAACATGGAGACAGCACAGTTCTTTAAACGTGATTTTGAGGAAAATGGATCCATGGAGAGAGTGACCCTTTTCCTTAACTTG GCCAATGACCCAACAATAGAACGCATCATTACTCCACGTATTGCTCTGACAACTGCAGAATACTTGGCATACGAATGTGGGAAGCATGTTCTGGTCATATTGACAGATATGAGTTCTTATGCTGATGCCCTCCGTGAG GTATCTGCGGCTCGAGAAGAAGTTCCTGGAAGGCGTGGATATCCTGGTTATATGTACACTGATCTTGCTACTATCTACGAACGAGCTGGACGTATTGAAGGAAGAAAGGGATCCATCACACAAATCCCTATTCTGACTATGCCTAATGATG ACATCACGCATCCTACTCCAGATCTTACTGGTTACATTACTGAGGGGCAAATATATATCGACAGACAACTTCATAATCGGCAG ATATACCCTCCAATAAATGTGCTGCCATCCTTGTCTCGTCTGATGAAG AGTGCCATTGGGGAGGGCATGACCCGTAGGGATCACTCCGATGTATCTAACCAG TTATATGCAAACTATGCCATTGGAAAAGATGTCCAGGCAATGAAAGCTGTGGTTGGAGAAGAAGCACTTTCCTCAGAAGATCTG CTATATCTTGAGTTTCTTGACAAATTTGAGAGGAAGTTTGTTGCGCAAGGAGCGTACGACACACGTAACATCTTCCAGTCACTAGATCTGGCATGGACACTGCTCCGGATCTTTCCTCGGGAGCTTCTTCACCGTATTCCAGCTAAAACTCTTGATCAATACTACAGCAGGGATGCAGCAAACTAA
- the LOC142547106 gene encoding V-type proton ATPase subunit B2 isoform X2: MGVAENNVEMEEGTLEIGMEYRTVSGVAGPLVILDKVKGPKYQEIVNIRLGDGTTRRGQVLEVDGEKAVVQVFEGTSGIDNKYTTVQFTGEVLKTPVSLDMLGRIFNGSGKPIDNGPPILPEAYLDISGNSINPSERTYPEEMIQTGISTIDVMNSIARGQKIPLFSAAGLPHNEIAAQICRQAGLVKRLEKSDDLLEHDGEDNFAIVFAAMGVNMETAQFFKRDFEENGSMERVTLFLNLANDPTIERIITPRIALTTAEYLAYECGKHVLVILTDMSSYADALREVSAAREEVPGRRGYPGYMYTDLATIYERAGRIEGRKGSITQIPILTMPNDDITHPTPDLTGYITEGQIYIDRQLHNRQIYPPINVLPSLSRLMKSAIGEGMTRRDHSDVSNQLYANYAIGKDVQAMKAVVGEEALSSEDLLYLEFLDKFERKFVAQGAYDTRNIFQSLDLAWTLLRIFPRELLHRIPAKTLDQYYSRDAAN; this comes from the exons ATGGGCGTGGCGGAAAACAACGTTGAAATGGAGGAAGGAACTTTGGAGATTGGAATGG AATACAGAACTGTCTCGGGAGTTGCTGGACCTCTGGTTATTCTTGACAAAGTCAAG GGACCTAAGTACCAAGAAATTGTCAATATACGCCTAGGAGATGGAACAACCCGACGTGGGCAGGTTTTGGAAGTTGATGGGGAGAAGGCTGTTGTTCAG GTTTTTGAAGGAACATCTGGAATCGATAACAAATATACAACTGTTCAGTTTACTGGAGAG GTTTTAAAAACACCTGTCTCGTTGGATATGCTTGGCCGTATTTTTAATGGTTCTGGGAAACCCATTGACAATGGGCCCCCTATTCTTCCGGAGGCTTATTTGGATATTTCTGGCAA TTCCATCAATCCTAGTGAGAGAACGTATCCCGAAGAAATGATACAGACTGGAATTTCTACTATTGATGTCATGAACTCAATTGCCCGAGGGCAAAAAATTCCTCTTTTTTCTGCTGCTGGTCTTCCTCACAATGAAATTGCTGCCCAAATCTGTCGTCAGGCTGGTTTGGTCAAACGGTTGGAGAAATCCGATGATCTTCTTGAG CATGATGGAGAAGACAATTTTGCCATTGTCTTTGCAGCTATGGGAGTCAACATGGAGACAGCACAGTTCTTTAAACGTGATTTTGAGGAAAATGGATCCATGGAGAGAGTGACCCTTTTCCTTAACTTG GCCAATGACCCAACAATAGAACGCATCATTACTCCACGTATTGCTCTGACAACTGCAGAATACTTGGCATACGAATGTGGGAAGCATGTTCTGGTCATATTGACAGATATGAGTTCTTATGCTGATGCCCTCCGTGAG GTATCTGCGGCTCGAGAAGAAGTTCCTGGAAGGCGTGGATATCCTGGTTATATGTACACTGATCTTGCTACTATCTACGAACGAGCTGGACGTATTGAAGGAAGAAAGGGATCCATCACACAAATCCCTATTCTGACTATGCCTAATGATG ACATCACGCATCCTACTCCAGATCTTACTGGTTACATTACTGAGGGGCAAATATATATCGACAGACAACTTCATAATCGGCAG ATATACCCTCCAATAAATGTGCTGCCATCCTTGTCTCGTCTGATGAAG AGTGCCATTGGGGAGGGCATGACCCGTAGGGATCACTCCGATGTATCTAACCAG TTATATGCAAACTATGCCATTGGAAAAGATGTCCAGGCAATGAAAGCTGTGGTTGGAGAAGAAGCACTTTCCTCAGAAGATCTG CTATATCTTGAGTTTCTTGACAAATTTGAGAGGAAGTTTGTTGCGCAAGGAGCGTACGACACACGTAACATCTTCCAGTCACTAGATCTGGCATGGACACTGCTCCGGATCTTTCCTCGGGAGCTTCTTCACCGTATTCCAGCTAAAACTCTTGATCAATACTACAGCAGGGATGCAGCAAACTAA
- the LOC142547107 gene encoding putative hexosyltransferase MUCI70 → MDNDFQRAVSLRASRRNQPHHHTKVAGGDSLYSGKVSQDYTMRIIWKRGLIRLVLTAGIIWMMLILAVLLFHVWSCQSSVAFFVALCNKESKIFGMLNTMGFVTPPHRCPIPVADHPNKVAIPKTKSPEKFVQRLSYIMEDNIAGNGSQSPLFGGHQTWQQREESFKIKPTMRVHCGFMKGGGAEMASSDIKYVKKCKFVVATGIFDAYDTPHQPSNISQRSQGLFCFLMVVDEVSLDFIKENVTVKEDIDGGLWVGVWRLILLKNQPYDEPRRNGKVPKILTHRLFPEARYSVWIDGKMELIVDPLLLLERYLWRGKQTFAIAQHKHHRSIYEEADSNKRRKRYARPLIDLQMKMYRYEGMEPWSPQKGVVSDVPEGAIIIREHTALNDLFSCLWFNEVHLLTPRDQLSFGYVVYRSGGLFKPFMFPNCEYNSIFILHPHNREHSSKVEWAKTIGEIKKHPELLESRGGMGLWTTYPGNLDLVVLPPIARTSKAG, encoded by the exons ATGGATAATGATTTTCAGCGCGCAGTTTCTTTACGGGCTTCCCGGAGAAATCAGCCGCATCACCACACTAAAG TTGCTGGAGGAGATTCCTTGTATAGCGGGAAAGTGTCGCAAGATTACACGATGAGGATTATTTGGAAAAGGGGTTTGATTCGATTGGTTCTTACAGCTGGGATTATATGGATGATGTTGATTCTCGCCGTTTTGCTGTTTCACGTTTGGTCTTGCCAGTCTTCTGTTGCCTTTTTTGTTG CTCTTTGTAACAAAGAAAGCAAAATTTTTGGCATGCTAAACACAATGGGATTTGTGACTCCACCACATC GCTGTCCAATTCCTGTTGCTGATCACCCAAATAAAGTGGCTATTCCCAAGACGAAATCACCTGAAAAGTTTGTCCAGAGACTGTCATACATTATGGAGGACAATATTGCCGGCAATGGATCTCAATCTCCTCTCTTTGGTGGCCATCAGACGTGGCAGCAAAGAGAGGAGAGCTTCAAAATCAAACCTACAATGAGG GTGCATTGTGGTTTTATGAAAGGTGGCGGTGCAGAAATGGCTTCAAGTGACATCAAATATGTGAAGAAATGTAAATTTGTTGTTGCGACTGGCATCTTTGATGCTTATGACACGCCTCACCAGCCATCCAACATTAGTCAGCGTTCACAGGGTCTATTTTGTTTTCTTATGGTGGTTGATGAAGTATCTCTGGACTTCATTAAGGAAAATGTTACGGTAAAAGAGGATATTGATGGAGGGCTATGGGTGGGTGTTTGGCGGCTGATTCTGCTTAAGAATCAGCCTTATGATGAACCTAGAAGAAACGGGAAGGTTCCCAAGATATTAACACACAGGTTATTTCCGGAAGCACGATACAGCGTCTGGATTGATGGTAAAATGGAACTTATAGTTGACCCCTTACTTCTATTGGAGAG GTACTTGTGGCGTGGTAAGCAAACATTTGCCATTGCTCAGCATAAACATCATCggagtatatatgaagaagcgGATTCAAACAAACGAAGGAAGCGATATGCTCGCCCCCTAATTGACCTACAGATGAAAATGTATCGCTACGAAGGAATGGAGCCATGGAGTCCACAAAAGGGTGTCGTAAGTG ATGTGCCTGAAGGAGCCATCATCATTCGTGAACATACTGCATTGAACGATCTGTTTAGTTGCTTATGGTTTAACGAGGTCCATCTCTTGACACCGAGAGATCAGCTAAGCTTTGGATACGTCGTATATAGGTCAGGTGGACTATTCAAACCTTTTATGTTTCCAAACTGCGAATACAATTCAATCTTTATATTGCATCCTCATAACCGTGAGCATTCGTCTAAAGTAGAATGGGCAAAAACCATAGGTGAGATTAAGAAACATCCTGAATTGTTAGAGAGTAGGGGAGGAATGGGACTGTGGACTACTTATCCTGGAAACCTTGATTTGGTTGTATTACCACCTATAGCCAGAACCTCAAAAGCAGGCTGA
- the LOC142547108 gene encoding putative polyamine transporter At1g31830 isoform X3, which yields MKQRVLATKLTSIQMEEANNAEYARLEDGVASKLETFGKVSITPLVFLIFYEVSGGPFGVEDSVQAAGPLLALLGFLLFPFIWSIPEVLITAELGTMFPENGGYVIWVSSALGPYWGFQQGWMKWLSGVIDNALYPVLFLDYLKSAMPILANGFPRMIAVLVLTVALTYMNYRGLTIVGSVAIFLGVVSLLPFLFMGIVAIPRLKPSRWFVLDFNNVDWALYLNTLFWNLNYWDSISTLTGEVENPGKTLPKALFYALILVVFGYFFPLLISTGAIPLDRELWSDGYFSDIAKILGGVWLRFWVQGASALSNMGMFVAEMSSDSFQLLGMAERGMLPECFSKRSRFGTPIVGILFSASGVMLLSWLSFQEIVAAENFLYCFGMLMEFIAFVKLRMKYPDATRPYKVPVGTLGAVLLCIPPTSLILAVLCLASFKVMTLSLIAFAVGLVLQPCLKYSERKQWFRFSISSDLPDCYSSYCRIIHP from the exons ATG AAGCAACGTGTTTTAGCAACTAAGTTAACATCGATCCAAATGGAGGAAGCAAATAATGCCGAGTATGCCCGTTTGGAGGATGGAGTCGCATCCAAGTTGGAAACCTTTGGCAAAGTTTCAATCACTCCTCTCGTTTTCCTGATTTTTTATGAGGTATCTGGGGGACCTTTTGGTGTTGAGGATAGTGTTCAGGCGGCTGGCCCTCTTTTGGCCTTGCTTGGTTTTCTGCTCTTTCCATTCATATGGAGCATACCAGAAGTATTAATAACAGCAGAATTGGGCACCATGTTCCCCGAGAATGGAGGATATGTGATTTGGGTTTCATCAGCATTGGGTCCTTACTGGGGATTTCAGCAAGGATGGATGAAGTGGTTGAGTGGTGTTATCGATAATGCACTTTATCCCGTTCTATTCCTGGACTATCTCAAATCAGCTATGCCAATTCTAGCAAATGGATTCCCTCGGATGATTGCAGTTCTAGTGCTGACCGTTGCACTAACTTACATGAACTACAGGGGTTTAACCATAGTTGGAAGTGTTGCTATATTCTTAGGGGTGGTTTCTCTGCTTCCTTTTCTATTTATGGGAATTGTTGCTATTCCTAGATTGAAACCTTCAAGATGGTTTGTGCTTGATTTTAACAACGTCGATTGGGCGTTGTACTTAAATACCCTGTTCTGGAATTTGAATTACTGGGATTCAATCAGTACTCTAACTGGAGAGGTAGAGAATCCAGGTAAAACACTCCCTAAGGCTCTGTTTTATGCCCTGATTTTAGTTGTGTTTGGATACTTCTTTCCGCTCCTGATCAGCACAGGAGCTATTCCGCTTGACCGTGAGTTGTGGAGCGATGGATATTTCTCAGATATTGCCAAGATTCTTGGAGGGGTGTGGTTGAGATTCTGGGTACAAGGAGCTTCTGCTCTATCAAACATGGGAATGTTTGTGGCTGAGATGAGCAGCGACTCGTTCCAGCTTCTTGGGATGGCGGAACGAGGCATGCTTCCTGAGTGTTTTAGCAAGAGATCACGCTTCGGAACCCCTATAGTGGGAATTCTTTTCTCTGCATCAGGTGTCATGTTGCTTTCTTGGCTGAGTTTTCAAGAGATTGTTGCCGCAGAGAACTTCCTCTACTGTTTTGGAATGCTTATGGAATTCATAGCTTTCGTGAAGCTAAGGATGAAATATCCGGACGCAACTCGACCTTACAAGGTCCCTGTAGGTACCCTTGGGGCAGTATTGTTGTGCATTCCTCCAACTTCACTAATATTGGCTGTTCTTTGCTTGGCTTCTTTCAAAGTGATGACCCTTAGCCTGATTGCATTTGCGGTAGGACTTGTGCTACAGCCATGTTTGAAGTACAGTGAGAGAAAACAATGGTTCAGATTCTCAATAAGTTCCGACCTTCCTGATTGTTATTCCTCATATTGCAGGATCATCCACccataa
- the LOC142547108 gene encoding putative polyamine transporter At1g31830 isoform X4, protein MEEANNAEYARLEDGVASKLETFGKVSITPLVFLIFYEVSGGPFGVEDSVQAAGPLLALLGFLLFPFIWSIPEVLITAELGTMFPENGGYVIWVSSALGPYWGFQQGWMKWLSGVIDNALYPVLFLDYLKSAMPILANGFPRMIAVLVLTVALTYMNYRGLTIVGSVAIFLGVVSLLPFLFMGIVAIPRLKPSRWFVLDFNNVDWALYLNTLFWNLNYWDSISTLTGEVENPGKTLPKALFYALILVVFGYFFPLLISTGAIPLDRELWSDGYFSDIAKILGGVWLRFWVQGASALSNMGMFVAEMSSDSFQLLGMAERGMLPECFSKRSRFGTPIVGILFSASGVMLLSWLSFQEIVAAENFLYCFGMLMEFIAFVKLRMKYPDATRPYKVPVGTLGAVLLCIPPTSLILAVLCLASFKVMTLSLIAFAVGLVLQPCLKYSERKQWFRFSISSDLPDCYSSYCRIIHP, encoded by the coding sequence ATGGAGGAAGCAAATAATGCCGAGTATGCCCGTTTGGAGGATGGAGTCGCATCCAAGTTGGAAACCTTTGGCAAAGTTTCAATCACTCCTCTCGTTTTCCTGATTTTTTATGAGGTATCTGGGGGACCTTTTGGTGTTGAGGATAGTGTTCAGGCGGCTGGCCCTCTTTTGGCCTTGCTTGGTTTTCTGCTCTTTCCATTCATATGGAGCATACCAGAAGTATTAATAACAGCAGAATTGGGCACCATGTTCCCCGAGAATGGAGGATATGTGATTTGGGTTTCATCAGCATTGGGTCCTTACTGGGGATTTCAGCAAGGATGGATGAAGTGGTTGAGTGGTGTTATCGATAATGCACTTTATCCCGTTCTATTCCTGGACTATCTCAAATCAGCTATGCCAATTCTAGCAAATGGATTCCCTCGGATGATTGCAGTTCTAGTGCTGACCGTTGCACTAACTTACATGAACTACAGGGGTTTAACCATAGTTGGAAGTGTTGCTATATTCTTAGGGGTGGTTTCTCTGCTTCCTTTTCTATTTATGGGAATTGTTGCTATTCCTAGATTGAAACCTTCAAGATGGTTTGTGCTTGATTTTAACAACGTCGATTGGGCGTTGTACTTAAATACCCTGTTCTGGAATTTGAATTACTGGGATTCAATCAGTACTCTAACTGGAGAGGTAGAGAATCCAGGTAAAACACTCCCTAAGGCTCTGTTTTATGCCCTGATTTTAGTTGTGTTTGGATACTTCTTTCCGCTCCTGATCAGCACAGGAGCTATTCCGCTTGACCGTGAGTTGTGGAGCGATGGATATTTCTCAGATATTGCCAAGATTCTTGGAGGGGTGTGGTTGAGATTCTGGGTACAAGGAGCTTCTGCTCTATCAAACATGGGAATGTTTGTGGCTGAGATGAGCAGCGACTCGTTCCAGCTTCTTGGGATGGCGGAACGAGGCATGCTTCCTGAGTGTTTTAGCAAGAGATCACGCTTCGGAACCCCTATAGTGGGAATTCTTTTCTCTGCATCAGGTGTCATGTTGCTTTCTTGGCTGAGTTTTCAAGAGATTGTTGCCGCAGAGAACTTCCTCTACTGTTTTGGAATGCTTATGGAATTCATAGCTTTCGTGAAGCTAAGGATGAAATATCCGGACGCAACTCGACCTTACAAGGTCCCTGTAGGTACCCTTGGGGCAGTATTGTTGTGCATTCCTCCAACTTCACTAATATTGGCTGTTCTTTGCTTGGCTTCTTTCAAAGTGATGACCCTTAGCCTGATTGCATTTGCGGTAGGACTTGTGCTACAGCCATGTTTGAAGTACAGTGAGAGAAAACAATGGTTCAGATTCTCAATAAGTTCCGACCTTCCTGATTGTTATTCCTCATATTGCAGGATCATCCACccataa
- the LOC142547108 gene encoding putative polyamine transporter At1g31830 isoform X2 yields MTRNPGNGLPIEKDHLRLTESWMEMSTDWQKQRVLATKLTSIQMEEANNAEYARLEDGVASKLETFGKVSITPLVFLIFYEVSGGPFGVEDSVQAAGPLLALLGFLLFPFIWSIPEVLITAELGTMFPENGGYVIWVSSALGPYWGFQQGWMKWLSGVIDNALYPVLFLDYLKSAMPILANGFPRMIAVLVLTVALTYMNYRGLTIVGSVAIFLGVVSLLPFLFMGIVAIPRLKPSRWFVLDFNNVDWALYLNTLFWNLNYWDSISTLTGEVENPGKTLPKALFYALILVVFGYFFPLLISTGAIPLDRELWSDGYFSDIAKILGGVWLRFWVQGASALSNMGMFVAEMSSDSFQLLGMAERGMLPECFSKRSRFGTPIVGILFSASGVMLLSWLSFQEIVAAENFLYCFGMLMEFIAFVKLRMKYPDATRPYKVPVGTLGAVLLCIPPTSLILAVLCLASFKVMTLSLIAFAVGLVLQPCLKYSERKQWFRFSISSDLPDCYSSYCRIIHP; encoded by the exons ATGACAAGGAACCCTGGAAATGGTCTCCCGATTGAGAAGGACCATTTAAGGCTCACCGAGTCATGGATGGAAATGTCTACTGATTGGCAA AAGCAACGTGTTTTAGCAACTAAGTTAACATCGATCCAAATGGAGGAAGCAAATAATGCCGAGTATGCCCGTTTGGAGGATGGAGTCGCATCCAAGTTGGAAACCTTTGGCAAAGTTTCAATCACTCCTCTCGTTTTCCTGATTTTTTATGAGGTATCTGGGGGACCTTTTGGTGTTGAGGATAGTGTTCAGGCGGCTGGCCCTCTTTTGGCCTTGCTTGGTTTTCTGCTCTTTCCATTCATATGGAGCATACCAGAAGTATTAATAACAGCAGAATTGGGCACCATGTTCCCCGAGAATGGAGGATATGTGATTTGGGTTTCATCAGCATTGGGTCCTTACTGGGGATTTCAGCAAGGATGGATGAAGTGGTTGAGTGGTGTTATCGATAATGCACTTTATCCCGTTCTATTCCTGGACTATCTCAAATCAGCTATGCCAATTCTAGCAAATGGATTCCCTCGGATGATTGCAGTTCTAGTGCTGACCGTTGCACTAACTTACATGAACTACAGGGGTTTAACCATAGTTGGAAGTGTTGCTATATTCTTAGGGGTGGTTTCTCTGCTTCCTTTTCTATTTATGGGAATTGTTGCTATTCCTAGATTGAAACCTTCAAGATGGTTTGTGCTTGATTTTAACAACGTCGATTGGGCGTTGTACTTAAATACCCTGTTCTGGAATTTGAATTACTGGGATTCAATCAGTACTCTAACTGGAGAGGTAGAGAATCCAGGTAAAACACTCCCTAAGGCTCTGTTTTATGCCCTGATTTTAGTTGTGTTTGGATACTTCTTTCCGCTCCTGATCAGCACAGGAGCTATTCCGCTTGACCGTGAGTTGTGGAGCGATGGATATTTCTCAGATATTGCCAAGATTCTTGGAGGGGTGTGGTTGAGATTCTGGGTACAAGGAGCTTCTGCTCTATCAAACATGGGAATGTTTGTGGCTGAGATGAGCAGCGACTCGTTCCAGCTTCTTGGGATGGCGGAACGAGGCATGCTTCCTGAGTGTTTTAGCAAGAGATCACGCTTCGGAACCCCTATAGTGGGAATTCTTTTCTCTGCATCAGGTGTCATGTTGCTTTCTTGGCTGAGTTTTCAAGAGATTGTTGCCGCAGAGAACTTCCTCTACTGTTTTGGAATGCTTATGGAATTCATAGCTTTCGTGAAGCTAAGGATGAAATATCCGGACGCAACTCGACCTTACAAGGTCCCTGTAGGTACCCTTGGGGCAGTATTGTTGTGCATTCCTCCAACTTCACTAATATTGGCTGTTCTTTGCTTGGCTTCTTTCAAAGTGATGACCCTTAGCCTGATTGCATTTGCGGTAGGACTTGTGCTACAGCCATGTTTGAAGTACAGTGAGAGAAAACAATGGTTCAGATTCTCAATAAGTTCCGACCTTCCTGATTGTTATTCCTCATATTGCAGGATCATCCACccataa
- the LOC142547108 gene encoding putative polyamine transporter At1g31830 isoform X1, whose product MTRNPGNGLPIEKDHLRLTESWMEMSTDWQVWMWNLTQDASIKQRVLATKLTSIQMEEANNAEYARLEDGVASKLETFGKVSITPLVFLIFYEVSGGPFGVEDSVQAAGPLLALLGFLLFPFIWSIPEVLITAELGTMFPENGGYVIWVSSALGPYWGFQQGWMKWLSGVIDNALYPVLFLDYLKSAMPILANGFPRMIAVLVLTVALTYMNYRGLTIVGSVAIFLGVVSLLPFLFMGIVAIPRLKPSRWFVLDFNNVDWALYLNTLFWNLNYWDSISTLTGEVENPGKTLPKALFYALILVVFGYFFPLLISTGAIPLDRELWSDGYFSDIAKILGGVWLRFWVQGASALSNMGMFVAEMSSDSFQLLGMAERGMLPECFSKRSRFGTPIVGILFSASGVMLLSWLSFQEIVAAENFLYCFGMLMEFIAFVKLRMKYPDATRPYKVPVGTLGAVLLCIPPTSLILAVLCLASFKVMTLSLIAFAVGLVLQPCLKYSERKQWFRFSISSDLPDCYSSYCRIIHP is encoded by the exons ATGACAAGGAACCCTGGAAATGGTCTCCCGATTGAGAAGGACCATTTAAGGCTCACCGAGTCATGGATGGAAATGTCTACTGATTGGCAAGTATGGATGTGGAACCTCACACAAGATGCATCGATT AAGCAACGTGTTTTAGCAACTAAGTTAACATCGATCCAAATGGAGGAAGCAAATAATGCCGAGTATGCCCGTTTGGAGGATGGAGTCGCATCCAAGTTGGAAACCTTTGGCAAAGTTTCAATCACTCCTCTCGTTTTCCTGATTTTTTATGAGGTATCTGGGGGACCTTTTGGTGTTGAGGATAGTGTTCAGGCGGCTGGCCCTCTTTTGGCCTTGCTTGGTTTTCTGCTCTTTCCATTCATATGGAGCATACCAGAAGTATTAATAACAGCAGAATTGGGCACCATGTTCCCCGAGAATGGAGGATATGTGATTTGGGTTTCATCAGCATTGGGTCCTTACTGGGGATTTCAGCAAGGATGGATGAAGTGGTTGAGTGGTGTTATCGATAATGCACTTTATCCCGTTCTATTCCTGGACTATCTCAAATCAGCTATGCCAATTCTAGCAAATGGATTCCCTCGGATGATTGCAGTTCTAGTGCTGACCGTTGCACTAACTTACATGAACTACAGGGGTTTAACCATAGTTGGAAGTGTTGCTATATTCTTAGGGGTGGTTTCTCTGCTTCCTTTTCTATTTATGGGAATTGTTGCTATTCCTAGATTGAAACCTTCAAGATGGTTTGTGCTTGATTTTAACAACGTCGATTGGGCGTTGTACTTAAATACCCTGTTCTGGAATTTGAATTACTGGGATTCAATCAGTACTCTAACTGGAGAGGTAGAGAATCCAGGTAAAACACTCCCTAAGGCTCTGTTTTATGCCCTGATTTTAGTTGTGTTTGGATACTTCTTTCCGCTCCTGATCAGCACAGGAGCTATTCCGCTTGACCGTGAGTTGTGGAGCGATGGATATTTCTCAGATATTGCCAAGATTCTTGGAGGGGTGTGGTTGAGATTCTGGGTACAAGGAGCTTCTGCTCTATCAAACATGGGAATGTTTGTGGCTGAGATGAGCAGCGACTCGTTCCAGCTTCTTGGGATGGCGGAACGAGGCATGCTTCCTGAGTGTTTTAGCAAGAGATCACGCTTCGGAACCCCTATAGTGGGAATTCTTTTCTCTGCATCAGGTGTCATGTTGCTTTCTTGGCTGAGTTTTCAAGAGATTGTTGCCGCAGAGAACTTCCTCTACTGTTTTGGAATGCTTATGGAATTCATAGCTTTCGTGAAGCTAAGGATGAAATATCCGGACGCAACTCGACCTTACAAGGTCCCTGTAGGTACCCTTGGGGCAGTATTGTTGTGCATTCCTCCAACTTCACTAATATTGGCTGTTCTTTGCTTGGCTTCTTTCAAAGTGATGACCCTTAGCCTGATTGCATTTGCGGTAGGACTTGTGCTACAGCCATGTTTGAAGTACAGTGAGAGAAAACAATGGTTCAGATTCTCAATAAGTTCCGACCTTCCTGATTGTTATTCCTCATATTGCAGGATCATCCACccataa